From bacterium BMS3Abin02, a single genomic window includes:
- the surE gene encoding 5'/3'-nucleotidase SurE, with translation MGYLLLTNDDGADSPALLPFAHALKEIAEVRVVVPDRERSWIGKAITRFGEIRVRRTVLEGIEVAVADGFPADCTQLGVHSLFGTRPDMVVSGINIGLNDSLAFFLSSGTAGAAAEGWIAGIPAFAFSTGVTSDHRSWAERVWAGDDADLWPRAAKISVDIVRDAMRKGYPKGVDMLNVNFGVDTTVDSPRLITDLAKLGYDSIFREREPGVFIHDFSTGLRMRGDLSGTDVDAVARGFVSITPVRLAHAAKISDEDRRVLERRDR, from the coding sequence GTGGGGTATCTTCTGTTGACCAATGACGATGGCGCCGATTCTCCGGCCCTGTTGCCGTTTGCTCATGCACTGAAGGAGATCGCAGAGGTCAGGGTGGTCGTTCCCGATCGTGAGCGAAGCTGGATCGGCAAGGCGATCACGAGGTTCGGGGAGATCCGTGTGCGGCGAACAGTGCTCGAAGGAATCGAAGTCGCGGTGGCGGACGGCTTCCCCGCCGACTGTACTCAGCTTGGAGTGCATTCACTGTTTGGGACCCGGCCGGACATGGTCGTGTCAGGCATCAACATCGGTTTGAACGACAGCCTGGCGTTCTTCCTGTCCAGCGGCACGGCCGGCGCGGCAGCCGAAGGGTGGATTGCCGGGATCCCGGCGTTCGCGTTCTCCACCGGAGTGACAAGCGACCATCGCTCATGGGCAGAGCGAGTGTGGGCGGGTGATGACGCCGATCTGTGGCCTCGCGCCGCCAAGATCAGTGTCGACATCGTGCGCGATGCCATGCGTAAGGGGTACCCGAAAGGGGTCGACATGCTCAATGTGAACTTCGGGGTCGACACGACGGTCGACTCGCCCCGATTGATCACGGACCTCGCCAAGCTCGGCTACGACAGTATCTTCAGGGAGCGGGAACCGGGCGTGTTCATCCACGACTTCTCCACGGGTCTCCGGATGCGCGGCGACCTGTCGGGTACCGACGTCGACGCCGTCGCGCGAGGCTTCGTGTCGATCACTCCGGTCCGGTTGGCGCACGCAGCCAAGATCAGTGATGAGGATCGGCGCGTGTTGGAACGGCGCGACCGCTGA